The stretch of DNA ATCTCAACTATCAAAAAAAGGCATTTAGACCATGTTGACTGAAGAAATTACGAATACAGTACCTGTAACTGTATTGACAGGCTACCTGGGTGCAGGCAAAACCACTCTCCTAAACCACATCCTCACCTACGAACATGGTAAAAAAGTAGCCGTAATTGTGAATGAATTTGGGGAAGTGGGTATTGATAATCAACTGATTATTGATGCAGATGAAGAAATTTTTGAGATGAACAATGGCTGCATTTGCTGTACAGTGCGTGGTGACTTAATTCGCATTGTGGGCAACTTAATGAAGCGGCGAGATAAGTTCGATCATTTAGTCATTGAAACCACTGGTTTAGCCGATCCAGCACCAGTAATTCAAACGTTTTTTGTAGATGAAGATATGCAAAGCCTACTGTCTTTAGATGCAGTAGTAACTGTTGTGGATGCCAAGCATATTTGGCAACACTGGGATGCAGACGAAGCACAAGAACAAATTGCTTTTGCTGATGTGATTCTCCTGAATAAAACTGATTTAGTCACGCCAGAACAGTTGCAGGAATTAGAAAAGCGGATTCGGAGTATGAATGCGATCGCTAAAATCTACCCTACCGAGAACGCCCAACTAGGAATGGATGCTTTATTGGGTGTGAAAGCCTTTGACTTAGCGCGGGCATTGGAAATTGATCCGGATTTCTTAGGTGAAGATGCTCACCAACATGATGAAAAAGTTTATTCTGTAGCTTTAGTAGAAAGTGGCGAACTAGACGGGCAAAAACTCAACTCTTGGCTTTCTGAGCTATTGCAGACCCAAGGGCAAGATATTTTCCGCATGAAAGGCATTTTAAATATTGCCGGAGAAGATAATCGATATGTATTCCAAGGTGTACATATGATATTAGATGGTAAACCTGATCGTCCTTGGAAAGAAAATGAAACTCGGAAAAATGAACTAGTTTTCATTGGTCGCAATCTTGATGAAGCCCAATTGAAGCAAGATTTTCTCGCTTGTTTCGTATGAACTAGCTAAAGACGCGATTCATCGCGTCTGCACAAGGAAAATTTTTTCCATTCCCGATGTCCTTTTTACATCTGCACAGATTATGAATCCCACAGCTAGCAAAACTAAGGAATTTGAAGAACATTATTCAGCGACGCTTTCCGATTATGTAACTGCGATCGCCTGGTCACCGCATGGTAAAACTTTAGTAGCCACCTCCGCATCTGGTGAAGTGGTACTGTGGCATGATGGCAACCTCACAACCTTACAGACTGGTAACGGTACATCAGTAGACTGTGTGGCTTTTTCCGCAGATGGCAAATTTTTCGCCGTTGGTGGACAAGATGGACAGGTAAAAATTTGGCAGGATACTGAATTAATTACCACATTAGAAAACGCCCCGGCATGGGTGGATAAACTAGCTTGGAGTCGTACCAGTAACCAACTAGCCTTTAGTTTAGGGCGTTACGTCCAAGTCTGGGATGCCGATACGAAGGAAGTTGTCGTCACCCTGAATTTTGATAAATCCTCAGTATTGGGAATTGATTGGCGTAGAGATGGGCAATACCTAGCCATTGGTGGCTATCAGGGAGTCAAGATTTGGGACAGCCAAAACTGGGATGAGGAACCATATCTTTTAGATATGGCTACTGTCAGTATAGCGATGGCTTGGTCACCCGATGGCAAATTCCTGGCTTCTGGCAACATGGATCGCAGTATCGCCGTCTTAGAATGGAACAATCCCGATCCTTGGGTGATGCGTGGTTTCCCTGGTAAAATCCGTCAATTAGCCTGGTCAGAAGCTACTACCAAAATGGGTGCGCCGATTTTGGCATCCTCCAGCGTTGAAGGTATCGTAGTTTGGGAAAAACTAGAAGATGAATCCTTGGGTTGGGAAGCACGAGTTTTAACTAATCATGTGGATATTATCACTGCGATCGCCTTTGCGCCTAACAGCTTCCTTCTCGCTTCCGCCGCTAGTGATGGCTGGCTGTGTTTGTGGAACAAAGCAAAACAAGTCA from Nodularia sp. LEGE 06071 encodes:
- a CDS encoding CobW family GTP-binding protein gives rise to the protein MLTEEITNTVPVTVLTGYLGAGKTTLLNHILTYEHGKKVAVIVNEFGEVGIDNQLIIDADEEIFEMNNGCICCTVRGDLIRIVGNLMKRRDKFDHLVIETTGLADPAPVIQTFFVDEDMQSLLSLDAVVTVVDAKHIWQHWDADEAQEQIAFADVILLNKTDLVTPEQLQELEKRIRSMNAIAKIYPTENAQLGMDALLGVKAFDLARALEIDPDFLGEDAHQHDEKVYSVALVESGELDGQKLNSWLSELLQTQGQDIFRMKGILNIAGEDNRYVFQGVHMILDGKPDRPWKENETRKNELVFIGRNLDEAQLKQDFLACFV
- a CDS encoding WD40 repeat domain-containing protein codes for the protein MNPTASKTKEFEEHYSATLSDYVTAIAWSPHGKTLVATSASGEVVLWHDGNLTTLQTGNGTSVDCVAFSADGKFFAVGGQDGQVKIWQDTELITTLENAPAWVDKLAWSRTSNQLAFSLGRYVQVWDADTKEVVVTLNFDKSSVLGIDWRRDGQYLAIGGYQGVKIWDSQNWDEEPYLLDMATVSIAMAWSPDGKFLASGNMDRSIAVLEWNNPDPWVMRGFPGKIRQLAWSEATTKMGAPILASSSVEGIVVWEKLEDESLGWEARVLTNHVDIITAIAFAPNSFLLASAASDGWLCLWNKAKQVTQVLTGVSGGFSSLAWHPQGKFLAAGGDKGELLVWSKVARGQGFGRS